CTTCACCAAGAAACAAATATTGACACTGAGTTCTGTTTCTAGTCAAACCCATGCTAAGCGCTCTCTGCTATGGAAATGTAGGTGCATACTCCTCAGGTTGAGGTATATACATTCTATATAGCCCTGCAGCACTCACTAGGACATACGTGAGAATAATGATATCATGAAGGAGATGTGtttacagaaatgttttgaaactGATATGTTATATCCTCCATTGTAATTTGAATTTTCAGTATTACATCTTTCCAGATCATTGAAACATACTGTTGTATCAGCTGTCATCTCACTCTAAACCACTTTAGGTGAGAGCCAGAGTCTGAAAACGTTGGAAAGGGCTTCCTAAGCAGAAGCAAATCCAGGTGGCTCAAACTGACTGTAGCCCAAGAATACTCTCCCACACATGCTTTGTAATTCTTTCACCTTCACTAGCAGTGAGCTACTGCTTACAGAAGCAGCATAGCAGTTCACAGAGGCTTCCTGAAATTCATAGCATGCTCCCATTTCTTTAATTGGCTGACAAAACCTTATCCAAGCCTGAAAACTTGTTTCACTTGTTATTCCTCTGCAACTTTAGAAGGCAGGAGACTTATTCACATGTTTTTTAGTCACCTCGCCTCAGGGCAGTTTCTTCCCCTTTCAGAAAGTATCATGTTTCACTAAATACCAGAACTCAGTCACACTCACTCTCAGCAAAATCGACATGGATGGTAGCAAGTAAGTTCAAGACCTACTTGACACATGTAACTGGCTGCAGAAGTGAACCAGGGAACCGAGCACTTCTAGAATGTGAAAAATTTCTTATCTGTCTTTGTTCAGTGAAGATAGTTATTTCTGTTATCGTTCCATACCCTAAACACCATACAGTCAGATTAAATAGGTCCCAAAAATGCAGTCAAGTTACTTTCTGATACTCTAATTTTCCTGCAACTTTGTAGTGACTTCTCAAATTTATGAAAGTGCTTTGTATTCTGATATGTACCTCAAGTACCTTGAAGAGAATTAAAATAACTGGAACTTTTTTCAATAACAAAGTTTAAATGAGTCACACCAATGGTTATGAATTTCAATAATTTAATGCTAACCAAGAATACAAAGTGTGAAAATGAGTGTCTCATTTATACTggtcttaaaaaagaaatctagaGAAAGTGTTTACACTGCAGCAGATTTCAGTATTAGCACCTTGAAGAGAAGTTTTGAAGTGATAAGAAAGTATAGAAACTGGTAGGATACTAGGTACAAACATAAACCATGTAACAGCATGTTCTCATATTTCTACGTTTGAAGAaaagttactttaaaaatacattaaaaacaaGTTGTTCAGGTATTCACAGTTTCAGTGGAGGTGGAATCAAGTGCTGGaatagaaaagagaaggatGAACGATTTCAAGGCAATTATATTGCAAGTCCAAAGGCACTGACAATACAGTACATGGTCTTATTCTCCCATCTCACAGTGCAGGTTCctacaaatacaaaaaagagttttagaaacagaagaaaGTTACAGTGATTAAATGCATGCCCCTATATGCATCTTTATAACTGTTTACTTTAAGAATCTTTAAAATGAAGCTTTTGCAACAGCTAAGCGTTTTTAGAGATTCTATTCATATCTAGCCCAATTAGCATCACAGCCAAAtggaaaaaataccaaaaagtATGCTATTCCTCCAAAGCTCCAGcacttagaaaaaaagaaaagtatgcTGCCTAGTCTTAAAGAGACTGGCATTAAAGCTGCAAGTTGAAAAATCCAACAGTCACGCTCCTTACCATCACTGGAGTTGTCCCAGAAGCAAGAGCTTGCTGTATGGAGCCCAGCACCATTCTTTTGCATAATCACACAGGTCACTGTTAGACAGTAGAGAAGCTTTTATTAATTTATCACTAACATTAATTAACATTCAGCTACCTTTTGCTCAGCAaagcatacacacacacacacacatatgcatgCCTAGGAGCAGTGTACAGACATGGTTTTTGCCAAAGATCTTCTCCCACATAGTAGTGCACTTGACTGCACCAGctttcactgaaaacagaaagttGAGCTCACCGATGTACTTGAAGGGCTTTCCCAGCTTTGTGAGTTGGCTCAGTGTCTGTTCCACCACACCTGTTGTCCACTGGTTCACCTTGCTGTGCTGGTAGGCGTTGCCACCTATCGCACCCTCTATGGCCTGTTGGGGACACACACATAAAGAAGCTGCACCGGGTTCATCTACAAGGCACCCACAAACCCATTCCAACATGGACCCCATACCCACAGAAAAATCCTAAACACTGCTGGTCCACACTGGCTGTTGGAACTGTTTTTAATTGTTATAAACTTGCAGGTCAGAGTCTGAGCCAGGAATCTGAGCCAGGCATCACAGATTCCATCCTCTGTCATTTTGTGACATTCAGACTATTTGTAATTTCTACCATAATGTCCTGCAGCCAGTTATGAAAATGGTCTGAAGGCATTTGAACAGTCctgaagagaatgaaaaaatgcACATGACAATGGCTCATTCACACATATTCTTCTATGGAAATGAAATTCAGATTTCTCAGCAGAATCATTTTTGGgaaacaaacccccaaattaaaacaaaagaccCATGTAGTTGCTGGTTACTAACAGAGCATAAGCCTTCAGCCAAATAATCCATTTTACTTATGAGGATAGTTTCCCCTTTAAGATAGAAATAAAAGTATGTTAAAGCTACATGTTTTTCACTGACACATTTTTCATCacagaaattgttttaaaaataaccacAATTATTTCAAATTCAGAAGAGACAGGAGCATGTATTAAAGCATATGTATTCAATTTACAGTCTGACCAAAAGAGTTATTTTGCAACAAGAAAAAGACTGCACTAGTTTACAAGAGAAATTCCAAATCCCTCTGGAAATTTTCTAGACAGAATATTCATGTTTCTTAGCAACAAGAATAGTTCAGTCATTCCAAAGATGATCTCACTTTGGAGAAAAGCATCTTGAAAGAACACAGTAACACGCATATGCAGACAGTCTACAAAAAACTGCTGTATTTTACTGAAACATAAAATCTATTTCTATAGGGCTTAACATAAAATATCCCCCTAGAAATTCTAATAGGGATGCACTTCAACCAGAGAGGTAtgtatgaaattattttaattatcttttgGATTTGTGATACATATCACAGCTAAGGCTGGGTATCATTTCTCCTTAAAGTCTCTACATTGATTATATCAACAGTTACCTATATTTTGAGAGCAACCTATCTAGAAATTTATTACATATCCGTTATCAGATTTTACTGAATATCTTTTAGCACACAGCATAAAACATACTATAGTttcacaacaacaaaacaaaaatgttaatttacCTCTTTAATGATGCTACTGACTTCATCGACAACAAAGGAAGCCTAcaaaaaaagtagaattttaAATAATCAGTTGACATATTCTTCTGTTTAGAGAGCTCGAGATCTGTTAAGAACATGCACTAGAAGTTTAATTTATGCTTGTCAGGTTTCTGCTAAGTCAGCAGATACCAAGTCTTCCTTTATTTGCTCATATGTACTCTGGCTCCTTTAATCCAGTCAAGTGAACATTCTTAGCAAAGTAATGAAAAGTAAGAGATGAACTAATATTGGTTGGCCTTTTAAGTCAAGAAAGTTTTCAAATTTTAACTtggaagcattttaaaatcacatgTATAGTACTTCTGTACATATATATTCTCCTTTCACAATAAGCATCCATGTCTGCACATCAGGGTGGGCTCGCAGAGAAAACCTCAGTGTGCAGACACAGCCTGCAGTTAAATGAAACCTACATCTCCAGGGCACCCATGCGACAAAACATCAATTCTcagctgaaggaaaaactgTCATAACAATCTCAGCTGAGGATAAGAACAAAACTGCCCCTTGGAAACCAAGGGGGAAATGTAGCTCGCTGGACCTTCAGCCTTCTCTCAGGCTCTGGGGAGAAGATTAAGCACATGGAATCAGGAGAGAGAAGGCCCCAACATTTTATTAATCTTAAATCTACTACCCATTTACATGTATGGTTAGtaggttttcttgttttagTCCCTCATCTCTTTTTGCCCCCCATGTCAGGAGGCTTGAACAACCCAACAccactgctggggcaccttCTCACAGGGCCAGGGAGCACTAATGGGTGCTCCCCACACACCCCATGTGGTGTGTAGGTGAGACACACACCACACTGTCAGTGCTGGGGGGACCTCACAGCCACACCTCACAAACCAGGGCCAAAGAAGAGCACATAAAAGCACACTAATTAATTTCAGAAGACTGATTAAGGATGTAAAAATGAACCTAATCAAGCACATGTTGACCGGGTTTTCACTGGGAGGTCAGTCAGCTTCTCCAGCTGACAAACAtgaacaacagcaaaactcACATATGCAAGCAGGATGCAGTTATACCTGCACAGGAGAATTTCAGCATTACTTTCATAAATCTTTGATCAGAAGGTGAACAGCCTAGCTGGCTTCAATGACATGTGACACTCAGAAAGATGTGAGCTGATGATCATTCTCCATGACAGAAGAAACAGCATATCCCAGGAGACATGCAGGCAATTCCTTTTCTATAGCTCTTCGGAGGCACCAGCTTGCTTGCACactttaacattttaaaaagcttttatgtGCTGTGgcaaatttttttattttatctttattttggcttttattttcagcttcttgactttgatttaattttaatatgcCTTGTTTATTTTCCTGGTACTAAATTTTACAGGTGCACTAGTGTATTTAACCAAGTAAGAACTACAATTATTAAAACACTCTGTCCCAAAGAGCATAAGTTAAGAATATGCATGCCAGACACACTGGCAGACATGAAGACTGCTGTCAGGCAAGATGATAAAccatatacatttttttttcttcacaaagtCTCGAACTCTGCTCAGACATGATATTGAGCACAAACACAGCTCACCAAAGTAAAATGACTTAAATTCAACCCAATTTCTTGAAGGTATTTCAATATCTAATTTGTACTGAAACAATAAAGAGATTTGAGAATATGCTTCTAGAGCTGCTGTTACTTTTCAATCTTCTTCCGTTTCTGAGACGACAAAAGAGAACAAATTTCTGATATCCAGCTTTGCGATTTACGTGTTATAACTGAGTTGCCAAATAATGCAGCACTACCAGTTCACCTTTTAATAAGGCGGCATAAACactattttgtattaaaaaatttGTAAGCTTTACAATTTCCCTGCAGTACCTCTATGGCACAAAGAAAGCAGACACGACATTTCAAATGCCTTGTTTAAAAGGCGCGCTTCCGAGGCAACAAACGCAAACTGCAAAGCAGTACTATCCTTTAATAATTATTGAAAACGTATTCGAAAACATCTATAAGAATGATTTTCGAGTATGTTAATGTATGTATGTTATTTATGTCTAAGACTGGCCCAGCCTGGCAACCGCGAGAAGGCTTTTAGACCAGCACAAGCCTGACACACCTTCGCTCCTCTCGCTGCTTCCCCATTGTCTAACACAGCCACAACACGCCGGTGAAGTAAGTGTCACAGCTCAGGAAAAACTGTCTTCCTGCAAGAGCAGTACTGTCTGGGTGCTCAATTAGACCCTTGATTTATCCCACTTCGAATCCTGCTAATGGGGTACCACGCCTCATCGGTGCGTTTCTAACGCGCACACCATGGGCTTGAACCCCTCCTTCCGCACAGAAACAGCTTGCTCGAGCGTCCCTACACCTACACCGCACCGGCAACCCTGCCGCCACGGCACACCGCCTCATCCCGCTGGGGAAGCCAGAAAGCCACGACTCCCCTCCCGCGTTCCCCCCGAGCCCCCGCAGCGGCAGCTCTGCGAGGGCGGCGGGCGCCGCCCGGGGACAGGAGCCCAGCGCACACCCGGACAAGGGGCCGGCTCCCCAGGGGGCAGCAGAACAAAGGCCGGGCCCGTCTCCCGCCGCTGTCCGGGACACGCGGCTCCATCCCGAGGAAAGGTGGCAGGGATCGGGGCGATGGCGGCggaggacactgaggggtgGGATCCAGGACGGGCAGGCACCGCCTGAGACCCTCCGCCGACCCTGAAAGAAGGTGCCAGGCGGGAAGCTGTCCTACTTCTGCCCCCCCATCCCGTTACCTCCTCTCCCGACTGGAACTCGTCCATGTTCCCGCTGGAGCCGCTCGCGCCGCCACCGACGCGCACCCCGTCACCCGCCGCTCGCACTGCGCCTGCGCGCCGAGCGCCCGACAGGGCTCGGGCTCCCACCCAGCGCCCTCCAAGATGGCGCGGTTGCCATAGCAACAGCGACCGGGAGCCGGGCGGGGAGATGGCGCTCGGGGCTGCTGTGGGACCGCTGTGGCGCTGTCAAGCATCCCAAAGGCTGGGGCTGAGAGACAGGGAGGTCGCTTGTCACGGCTGTGCTTTTCATACGGATAGCTTGCCGTTTGTGTTCAGTGATGCAAGAGGTCCCTCCCTGGGAtgtcctttcctctttccctgggAGAGGAGATGGGTCTGCACCTTGTTTCTGGAAGCAGACCTTCAAAACGAGGCCTTCGTTTCAGAAAAATGAATTCATGTATGCCAAGGAACTGCAAAAAAAATGCCCAAACATACCGAAAACCTCTCCCTGTCattatctcaactcatgagcctttcattatattttctctcccctgcccagaTGAGGACgagagtgacagagcagctttggtggacACTatgtccagccaaggtcaacctaCCACAGAAGAATATCTGAATTCCTACAATTCTAAGCAGAtcacatttttttaacagacaGAGTAAGAATCAGGACAATGAAATTAAAGGGCACACTTGTCACAGTTTGTGGATTCCATGTGTGTGCAGTGTTTACAGATTGTCCAAATTACTGATGCTACCAGCCTCTTAGAGCTGCTCTAAGCAGTGGAAGATGCTGTTCAGGCTCAGAATGGCCTGGATGAACTGCAGAAATGGTCTAGATGAAGGAAGAAATAACTTACGGGGTGTGAGTGCAAAGGGCAATAGTGAGGCAGGAATAACCAGCTCTACAATTACAGACGGGGCAGGGTCAGCTCACTCAGTATATGTTCATAGACAATAGAGTAGGGGGTTGTTTAGGTACAGTTTATCTCAATTTGTCATAAggtcctgtggaaaaaaaaaaaaaagatgccaTCCTGGGACATCTAAACAGACACATAGCCTGCAGGACGTGGGAAGCAGCATTCCTGTTACCCTCTCTACAGTAAGGCTGCAGAAGGactactgtgtccagttttgggcatTGTATCAAGAAGGCTGTTGGAGCTACAGCCCTGTTGATGGGGCCTCAGCTACCCTAATCAGTTTTGACCTTGTCTCCAACCCTGTGTCAGGCCCTGCCTCCTGTTCCTCCTGAAAAAGGAGCCCCTGACCAGTCACCCCACTTTGGGGCTCTGTGGGCACCCTGcaggcagcaccagctctgcccaTCTTGCAGGGATACTGTGGGACTGTGGCTGGCTACTGAGCACGCCCTCAGACCCGCTCCAAGCCttgtgctggaagcagagacagAAAGGCGAGGGCTATGGAAAGGCTGAATAAGTGGTGCTTGTTTGAACGAAAGCACAAAAGGCTATAATTTGGTTACATTCTTAGCATGTATAAAACACTGTGACAGTTTTCCACATCCAgggatgagaaggaaaaatacagtgaGTTACATGTGTGGCaattaaggctttgttgaaacATTAGGGGAAAGCTGGTGGTAGGGATAATATTCCTCACCCTGGATTTGGCATGCTACTGTTATGTTACTGTGGGTAGCTAGAATCCTCAGGTTGGTTCTGGTCTTTCATTCAGTTAAACTTTTTACTGAAGTTAAGGCCCAAATTAACCAAATATGATGCATATATGCATAGTTCTATGCCCCACTAACGGTTGCTTTCCTTCTATGATACAGCTGAAGAAGGTGATTAAACTTGACAAACACAGGTGGGAATGTTTGAACCCATTTAACTTCATGAGATTATAAAAATGCAGGCTCTTAAACTTTGCCATATGAATAGAATTGCTGtgctttgtttaatttttactaGAAATAAGGAATCTTAAAATACCTGAAACACTAAGAGTGCTTCTGTGTTGTACATACAGTTTGTTAGAGCCAAGAACAAGAAAGGAGATTGTCCTGTAAGAATAGCCTCTTTTATTTGCCAGACTTTGAAATAATTGGGATGTAATTTTGAACTTCATTACCCACACTTAGTTCTGTAATACACTGAATTGGGATATCCAAtccaaataatattttaacttGCAATTGTTACCTGAGATCAGATTTCCAGCTGTGAGGTAAAataactttcttctttttgcagGTGCATAAAAATGAATTGTTTTGAACTTTTATCTATTCTAATTGCTTTTTTATAGAGACCTAAATAGAAAACTACTTTTGTTTCCAGGAAAGAACTGCTTATGATACAAAGTTACAAGTTTTCTGTGCAAGTCCTAGAGCCATTGTGGTTAGAAGCATTTTCACATCTATAgtatcagaaaaagaaactatGTAGAACTCAAAGCCACTTCTCTTCCTGTGTATGGCTTGAAGACTGAGCACATTTTATCAGTCAGCTTTTATAGTCTCATGTGCTgagtttctttttaatgttagaaaaattaatatcttCTCCTTGCTTGTTGCTGGTAACAAAACCAGAGACTTGACAAAAGCTTTTGTAACATTTTAGCTCTTTGCTGAGTGCATTTACTTTTAGCTGTTTTGGGGATGCTTCTCTGAACATACATCAGTAATATCAGAGcccaaaggaaggaaagggagtGGAGAACAGCCAccatttttctttaagaaaagatAATTAAACAATAAGAGTGCTACTCatcttttaaaagcagtttacTTTCATGTGTCTTTCTTTGGGGGGTGCTGAAGAGGTAAGAACATCATTTTAATCTATTCTATATGATATTGCACAGAGGGATGCATTTTTACCTACTTGCATGATGTTTTTCAAACTGCAAAGGTATAACGGAAAAGCCACAACTGGAACTTAATTGtttgtgttgggttttgttgtttgtttttattttcacttttaagtTCTGGGGTTGGGTGTTATATCACAGATATAATTTTGGTAAGGCATTATCAAAGGACTTATAAGTAATTTGCATGTGCACATGCAGGGGGGTGAAAATTAAACTGTTGCAGCCATGTAGTACAGAATAACATCTGCAATTTTCTTAACTAAGAATAAATTTATGAGATTGGCCTCAGATGAATAGAAAATAGCCAAAAATTACAGTGGCTTTTGTGATCGTTTTTACCCTGAACCTTCTTAACCTGTGTCCTAGCTACTGATGTGTTACATCTATTTTCTGGGTTAATGGATGAAGTAATCCAATTATCTCAAGTCAATGAAGACTGTCACTTTAGAAGATTAGTTTATTTATACTTATTTAATTGTCATTATTTTGCTAATGCTTAAGGATCTGAAAGGAGATCAATAATACATTAAGTGTAAAATTGCTTTGAGGAAAGGCTTGCTAAGTCAGGCGTTTCTAAgtttaaaaacttaaaaaataagttaCCTTTTGCAAACTTAATCTTGTGTTAGATAGACCTCTTGATTGATCTTCAGTTACATAACTATGTACTATTTTAGGctgatataaaagaaaaaagtatatttttttgaGATTGCACTCAGTGCATTCATGTCTTCTCCTAAGGCAGAGCCATGTTGGTTATTCCTTCTCCCTTATATTGGCTTTGAGATTTCATATGATATTTTCAAAAAGCTACTGATCCatctataatttaaaataaaatgtaataataataaacacgTAATTAACATATTCCCTTCAAGTATTATTTTAATGTGAACTTTgtgctgaaaaggaaaaattgtcATGGTATTTACTAAAGAGGTTGCTGctatttttggttttatgtaGAAGACACTCAGCTTTGAGGTTAACTGACCACATAAAACAACTAGTTAACTGGATTCAACGAGTCAACAAGAAAGGAGGGGATCTGCGAAGGTTTATAATGTTGTTTCTTCCTGTCAAAGAGGGCCATTACTGAAGACACTTCTTTATTACTGCCAAAAACCTAATCTAATGCAGACAGCTTTGGTGTAAGAGAAAAGCTCTTTTGCAGTGGTAGAGAGCTTTACAGTCCAATTTGAACACTTCTGTGGAATGATTACAAGTTCAAGTCTGTTTTGGGGCCAAGAATTATCTCCCATTTCAGGGGTTACAATGCTTTTATAATACTTTGTTTATTCTGAGAGCTACCTCATCATAAAGTCAGATTTTAAGTTACCTTTGGATGTGCAAGAAAAATTGTCAGAACACAATGATTGCCAGAGTTGAAATCTTCATGAAGattaaaaacccaacaactgTAGAAGTGTGCAGGTGCAATATTGCTAGAGCTGCTGGCTGCATGATGAATTTTAAGCTTTGTCTGCAGTGTGTGCTGACCTTGCCCAGCCATGAGAGAGCCATGgtggcttttttcctctctgcacagGGCAAATGCTGCAGGATGGAGGGCCCTGGCACTTTGCTCTGCAGTAAATTTGTTCCATTGTTTAGTACCAGAAGATGATTCTAGTCTTTCCATCCTGCTCCCTGTTAGCATTAGATTCAGTGCTTGTGATTTATCACTATGAATAGGGTATGGAGTGTAACATATTAAATCAGCTGGTTTTGATGTTTGCAGTATCAACAAGAGGCTGAGATTGAATGCACTTCTGGAAAATCCTGCCCTGGCTAAGGTAGAAACTGTGTCTCCCAGGGGGAATAACTGTGAGCAAGACAAATCAGAAATAAGGGGAGGGTCTAAGCTCTTCCTTCCATCACAGTGTTAAAATCTGTGCAAGTTTGAATAGCTGAAACGaatggtttgtttgtttgttttgtgcatCTCTAAATAAAATTCTGTGTGTCCTCTGAAACTCATTTCTCAAAACAGTCTTGACATATGGAAAACTTTGTGCCCTGAAAGCAGTTGAAGGATGTAGGGGCTTTTGAAAGTGACGTATATTGTGTTAAAAAATTGCTCAAGCTTTCTATGTTTCAAATGAGTAATTTCCTGTGAAATTGCAGTTggtaaggaaataaaatatgattaTGCCTATCTCTGTCTCTTTTGTTTGCACAGGAAAccaatatcttttttttttttcccttttaacaCTGCTTCTGTGAAATGCTTTCTCCTTTTGGTGTCTGAAGggttttacaaaaaaaaaaagaacacaacaTACAGGAATGGAATGCTTGCTGTTTATAAATACATGTTATcaccttctgctttttttggtgGGAAATAAGTTAACTATAAATTAAGTATTTGGAGCAAGCTGCATGTGAAGTAATTACCTGCACTGACAAAAATACATTGTcactatatatatatgaagTGTTAGTGGGtgagggtttgtttgtttaggttttcagttgtttctttttttaaattaaactcagtattttaaaataatgcaatCAACATTGTGTCAGCAGTACAGATGGTTGTTCAGATTCTCAGCTGAGGTCCATCAGTGAAACATCAGTAACTGCCTTGGGAAAGCTTTACCCTTCTGACCTAGCATCTAGACCCTTTTCCTAGAGCCTGACTGTGTGTATTTACTCCAGATTAAGTTTGAAATGCTTAACCAGCTTTCATGTACACATCTTTAACATTTTGTGTACCGTAAGTAGAATTATCTTACATTTCTTGTAATAGGCACTAGATGCCAGACAGTAGTACTGAAAATGAATGTGGTGTG
This DNA window, taken from Pseudopipra pipra isolate bDixPip1 chromosome 3, bDixPip1.hap1, whole genome shotgun sequence, encodes the following:
- the DYNLT1 gene encoding dynein light chain Tctex-type 1, which codes for MDEFQSGEEASFVVDEVSSIIKEAIEGAIGGNAYQHSKVNQWTTGVVEQTLSQLTKLGKPFKYIVTCVIMQKNGAGLHTASSCFWDNSSDGTCTVRWENKTMYCIVSAFGLAI